The Dehalobacter sp. 12DCB1 DNA segment ATGACAACATTTTTTTCTTTATCTATCTCCTTCGGATCAAAGAGAGAGTTAAAAAACATATCACTTAAGACATCAACCGCGAGAGAAATGTCCTCATCCAGCACTTTGGCGTAATAACAGGTAAGTTCCTTCGTTGTAAACGCATTGATCTGACCACCGACAGCTTCCAGAGACTCGGCTAGCTGACGGGCACTTCGTTTTTCGGTTCCTTTGAAAAACATATGTTCAATAAAATGTGAGATCCCTTCATACCCTGCCGTTTCGTTGCGGGACCCTGTTCCGACCCAAATCCCGATTGCCACGGAACGGACAAAATCTATCTCTTCGGTAATGATACGGACTCCGTTAGGCAATACGTGTTTTCGATGCAATGTTCTTCCCCCTTAAGCACATAGATAACGCTCTATTTAGTTTATCCTTTCTTAGCAAAGAAATCCAGTAAATCGTCCACAAAGATTCGGACTCTTCCGGGAAGATTGTCCGGGTTTTTCCCATCATGCTGTGCCAGGAGTGGTACTTCTTTAAGAAGCTTGTCCCCTGCATAAATTTGGTAATGACCTAGAATGTCTCCTTCTTTAATTGGATAGTCAATCTCCGTCCTTAAGTTTATCTGCATCTTAAGACTTTTAATCGTGTCTTTTTCAAGACAGAGCCGGATATCTTTGCTTAGAACCAGCGGAAGTTGCGTATTTGAAATCGCAAAGTTGCCTGCAACGTCCCCTTTTTTCCCTATTTCAATGATTCCGGTATAATCAAAGCCCCATTGCAGAAGTCTTTGGGCATCTCCGAAACGATCCGGTGCATTCAGTACAACGCAGATCAGTCTCCGCCCGTCTTTACTGGCTGACGCGACCAGGCATTTCCCTGCTGCATTGGTCGTTCCCGTTTTTACACCATCCGCCAAAGGATAATTCCACAGAAGTTTATTGGTGTTTTTGGCATTTTGAGACTTACGGGGCTCCTCAAAGTTAATGACTGAATATTTTTGGCTTACGATTTCGGCAAATTGAGAGGTATTCATCGCATATCTGGTGATAAGAGCCAGGTCATATGCCGTGGAATAATGATTTGGATCGGGCAGACCGTTTGGATTGATAAAATTTGTGTTATAAGCACCCAGCGAGACTGCTTTCTGATTCATTAGCCGGATAAACTCATCCTGACTTCCGGCGGTCTTTTCAGCAAGCGCGACACACGCATCATTACCGGAGCTTAAGAGCGCTCCTTCCAGTAATTCTCCAATCTTAATCTTGTCTCCCTTGTCCAGATAAATAGAGGATTCCCCAACATTGCCAGCTTTCTCACTGACCGTGGCTATCTCCTCCTGATCTGTCAATTCCAGAGCCAGGATTGCGGTCATAATCTTGGTAGTGCTAGCGGGCGGCCGCTGGGCATTTCCGTCTCTGTCATATAGCAGCTCTCCTGTTTCCGCGTCAAGCAGCACTGCCGAATGCGCTGTTACATATGGAAGCGTCCATTTTCCGCTTGATAAACTGGACGTCTCGATCGTCATTTCTCCGGACAACCTGGTATTTTGGGCATATAGAGGACTGCCTGCTGTCAGCATCATGGTCAGCAAACTCAGAATGATGCCCAAGAATCTTTTTTTCAATTGTACCACCCCTTCATTTTGCTCAAGGAGTAGTATTTCCTGTTAATCCAGTTGTTATTAATTTTTCTATCGTTACGAAACTAAAACCTTCATTTTTTAAACCGGCTAAGATATCGGGCAACGCCTTGACGGTATTCTCCTTTGGATGCATCAGGACAATAGCACCTTTTTTCTCCGGTTTTACGCCATATCGTATTTTAGGATCCAAAATTCTCTGGGCTATCAGTTCCGGCGTGCTCTCCAGCTTCCAGTCAATCGTGTCCAGCGTCCAGAGGATGGTCGTATAACCCAGCTCATCTGCTGCCTGAAGTCCGTTTTTCCCTTTTTCCCCATATGGAGGAGCATAGTATATTGTTTTGCACCCGGTCGCTTCTTTAATTATATTTTCCGTCTTGCTTAACTCTTCTTTATTTTGAACCACAGTCAGATTGTCTGGATGCGGATGGGAATAGCTGTGATTGCCAAGCAAATGTCCTTTTGCTGCAATCTGCTGAATAAGTTCGGGATGCTTGGCTGCCCATTTACCCGTCACAAAAAACGTTGCCTTGGCCTGATAGCGGTTGAGAATATCCAGTATTTCCGGGATATACTCTTCTCCCCAGTCGACATTAATGGTAAGCGCAATCATCTTTTGGTCCGTCTGGACCTGATCAACCAGAACGGGCAAATTAGGGTTGTCGACTCCGACGACTCGGGTTTGCATCAGGGTTAGACCGATAAAAACAACGAACAGGGTAATTGCTTTGAATTTAATCTTCGTCAGAGGAAAAAATGACATATGCATCCCCTCCCCTACATTAATATGACGATGAGAAGTAATACAGACGTCATTTTATATTGACTATTCAATACTTATTTAAGGCGGGTCTCCATAATACATAACCGCTTTCGGCTATTGTGCCATCCATGGCACAAAAAGCCGCGCTCCGCATCATGCTCCGCTTGACGCTGGCTATGCATTATGGAGACACTAATTTCAAGTACCATAACGTATTAGAGTAGGCCCAGAGGTTTTGGCGTGTTAGCGAGGATTCCTGTTTGTAGCTGCGGAAACGTGTGAGCGGAGTATCTGTGCAATGCTACACTGCCCAAGAATAGAAAAAAGACGCCTCAATTATATATGAGACGCCTTCTGTGAGCTGAGTTTAGTTAGCTCCATTAAAGCTCGCAAAAATTTTTTATTCTTTCCGGCCCTGGCTCTGTCCGAGAGCGTCTTTACGGGACAGGTTCAATCTGCCCTGCTTATCGATGCCGGTAGCCTTGACGATGATCTCGTCGCCAAGTTTGACGATATCTTCTACTTTGTTCACACGGTTCACATCGAGCTGGGAGATATGCACGAGACCGTCCTTACCCGGAAGTCCAAGCACCCCGGGAATCACTTCGACGAAGGCACCAAAATCCATGATCCGGACAACTTTACCCTTGTAAATTTTCCCAACCTCAATATCCTGCGTCAAAGCGCGGATGATTTCAGCTGCCTTGTCTCCGGCTTCACCATCCACTGCAGCGATAAATACCTGACCGTCGTCTTCAATATCGATTTTAACTTTGGTCTCTTCGACGATCTTCTTAATGATCTTGCCGCCTGGTCCGATGACATCCCTGATTTTGTCAGGGTGAATCGAGAACGTAATAATCCTCGGTGCATAGGGTGAAAGATTCGGTCTGGGCTGCGGCAAAACCTGCAGCATTTTGTCCAGGATGAACATCCTGCCGGCCTTGGCCTGAGCCAGAGCCTGTGTGAGGATCTCACGGTTGACGCCTTTGATCTTGATATCCATCTGCAGTGCTGTAATGCCCTCGGCAGTACCGGCTACTTTAAAGTCCATATCACCATCGTGGTCTTCTAAACCCTGAATATCGGTAAGAATCGCAAAATGGTCTTCTTCTTTAATCAATCCCATTGCAATCCCAGCTACCGGGGCCTTAATCGGAACCCCTGCATCCATTAGAGCGAGTGTGCTGCCGCAGACGGAAGCCATGGAGCTCGACCCGTTGGACTCCAATACTTCGGAAACCAGACGCAGCGTATACGGGAATTCACTTTCCGGAGGAATCATCGGCAGCAAGGCGCGTTCTGCCAAAGCGCCGTGACCAATCTCACGTCTGCCCGGTCCCCTGTTTGGACGGACTTCGCCGACACTAAAGGCCGGAAAATTATAATGGTGCATATAACGTTTAGAGTC contains these protein-coding regions:
- a CDS encoding D-alanyl-D-alanine carboxypeptidase family protein, whose amino-acid sequence is MVQLKKRFLGIILSLLTMMLTAGSPLYAQNTRLSGEMTIETSSLSSGKWTLPYVTAHSAVLLDAETGELLYDRDGNAQRPPASTTKIMTAILALELTDQEEIATVSEKAGNVGESSIYLDKGDKIKIGELLEGALLSSGNDACVALAEKTAGSQDEFIRLMNQKAVSLGAYNTNFINPNGLPDPNHYSTAYDLALITRYAMNTSQFAEIVSQKYSVINFEEPRKSQNAKNTNKLLWNYPLADGVKTGTTNAAGKCLVASASKDGRRLICVVLNAPDRFGDAQRLLQWGFDYTGIIEIGKKGDVAGNFAISNTQLPLVLSKDIRLCLEKDTIKSLKMQINLRTEIDYPIKEGDILGHYQIYAGDKLLKEVPLLAQHDGKNPDNLPGRVRIFVDDLLDFFAKKG
- a CDS encoding polysaccharide deacetylase family protein: MSFFPLTKIKFKAITLFVVFIGLTLMQTRVVGVDNPNLPVLVDQVQTDQKMIALTINVDWGEEYIPEILDILNRYQAKATFFVTGKWAAKHPELIQQIAAKGHLLGNHSYSHPHPDNLTVVQNKEELSKTENIIKEATGCKTIYYAPPYGEKGKNGLQAADELGYTTILWTLDTIDWKLESTPELIAQRILDPKIRYGVKPEKKGAIVLMHPKENTVKALPDILAGLKNEGFSFVTIEKLITTGLTGNTTP